In Oxyura jamaicensis isolate SHBP4307 breed ruddy duck chromosome 11, BPBGC_Ojam_1.0, whole genome shotgun sequence, a genomic segment contains:
- the TPPP3 gene encoding tubulin polymerization-promoting protein family member 3 → MAGSTEMASLEESFRKFAIYGDTKATGQEMNGKNWAKLCKDCKVTDGKSVTGTDVDIVFSKVKGKTARVINYEEFKKALEELAQKRFKDKSKEEAFEAICQLVAGKEPINVGVTKAKTVGAVERLTDTSKYTGSHKERFDETGKGKGKSGRENIVDNSGYVSAYKNAGTYDAKVKK, encoded by the exons atGGCCGGGAGCACGGAGATGGCGTCCCTGGAAGAGAGCTTCCGCAAGTTCGCCATCTACGGCGACACCAAGGCCACCGGGCAAGAGATGAACGGGAAGAACTGGGCCAAGCTGTGCAAAGACTGCAAAGTCACCGACGGCAAAAGCGTCACCGGCACCGACGTGGACATTGTCTTCTCCAAGGTGAA GGGGAAGACAGCTCGTGTCATCAACTACGAGGAGTTCAAGAAGgccctggaggagctggcccAGAAGAGGTTTAAGGACAAGAGCAAAGAGGAGGCGTTTGAAGCCATCTGCCAGCTGGTGGCAGGGAAGGAGCCCATTAATGTGGGCGTCACG AAAGCCAAGACCGTGGGTGCCGTGGAGAGGCTGACGGACACCTCCAAGTACACGGGCTCCCACAAGGAGCGCTTCGACGAGACGGGCAAGGGCAAGGGGAAGAGCGGGCGGGAGAACATCGTGGACAACAGCGGCTACGTCAGTGCCTACAAGAACGCGGGCACCTACGATGCCAAAGTGAAGAAGTAG
- the LRRC36 gene encoding leucine-rich repeat-containing protein 36 isoform X3, with translation MKSHAVSRRMSSVSNDVGTKTDQSSCPQLRSSLHTPEKMRAGGLHVVFSDSKTSNSSPETDTIQKSSISELSQDISSTKRLNLSDTNTNNSNKSSRDARLSNFDDFYHVSVTSSPQHGHPVQKPQSGKRNEDHRDYGGRLPTEMKTSSQTASGSTLTQLTETEIKHRSPLNIKSGFRDATSLSAEVLLENLKSIMTKSAMLSSVPGKVREPAAHRSSSPARVEYKRSETLHSPISPNHCFKDSHKESSSSELSNDTAVTEGQSATGSEKESKVTAVLQQLLKLVDCHWNGPGSLLVNKDFLVPAQNLLFHLVACTAPQQDAHLTAGHCSSVLSKNNPKVQRTQLKYTQQFDRMDSAAQQGKGLVESHVSASTLHEMDHTAASSYHIQRNQASMYDELLWKNNQLSTQVEFLRLEVKQLTGLQEMVALLQESQRSLVSTNNFLLQQLSKGNSHTVHKTPLPSEKCTSRETSSPLERTASVPSVYSSSQYWSSEQLCNCPL, from the exons ATGAAGAGCCACGCAGTAAGCAGAAGGATGTCTTCAGTATCTAATGACGTCGGCACAAAAACTG ACCAATCATCATGTCCACAACTGCGTTCATCCCTGCACACCCcagagaaaatgagagcagGAGGTCTGCATGTGGTCTTCTCAGATAGTAAAACTTCCAACTCCTCCCCAGAGACGGACACAATTCAGAAGTCTAGCATCTCTGAACTTAGCCAGGATATTTCTTCTACAAAGAGATTGAATTTGAGTGacacaaatacaaataactCAAATAAGTCATCCAGAGATGCCAGgctaagcaattttgatgaTTTTTACCACGTCTCTGTGACCTCTTCTCCTCAGCATGGGCACCCTGTCCAGAAACCCCAGAGTGGCAAGAGGAATGAGGACCATAGGGATTATGGTGGGAGGCTtcctacagaaatgaaaacGTCTTCGCAGACTGCCAGTGGCAGTACACTCACACAGCTCACTGAGACAGAAATTAAGCACAGAAGTCCTTTAAACATCAagtcag GCTTCAGAGATGCAACTTCATTATCAGCTGAAGTGTTACTGGAGAACTTGAAGTCCATAATGACAAAATCAGCCATGCTATCTTCAGTACCGGGGAAGGTCAGAGAACCTGCAGCTCACAGGTCCTCCAGCCCAGCTAGAGTGGAATATAAGCGAAGTGAGACCCTGCATTCCCCAATATCTCCTAATCATTGCTTCAAAGATTCTCACAAGGAG TCTTCTTCCAGTGAGCTAAGTAATGATACTGCTGTCACAGAAGGTCAGAGTGCCACTGGAAGTGAAAAAGAGTCCAAGGTTACAGctgtcctccagcagctcctgaagCTGGTGGATTGTCACTGGAACGGGCCTGGATCTCTCCTGGTTAACAAGGATTTTCTTG TTCCTGCCCAAAACTTGCTTTTCCATCTTGTGGCTTGTACTGCTCCACAGCAGGATGCTCATCTGACAGCTGGACACTGCTCTTCAGTCTTATCTAAAAACAATCCCAAAGTCCAAAGGACTCAGCTTAAATATACTCAACAATTCGATAGAATGGATTCTGCTGCG cagcaaggaaaaggGCTGGTGGAAAGTCATGTCTCAGCTTCCACGTTGCACGAGATGGATCACACTGCTGCTTCGAGTTATCACATCCAAAGGAACCAAGCATCCATGTACG ATGagttgctttggaaaaataaccAGCTGAGTACCCAGGTGGAATTCCTAAGACTGGAAGTGAAACAACTTACCGGACTCCAGGAGATGGTGGCTCTTCTGCAGGAGAGCCAGAG GTCTTTAGTGTCCACAAACAACTTCCTGCTGCAACAGCTGAGTAAAGGAAACAGTCATACTGTTCACAAAACACCTCTTCCTTCTGAGAAATGCACCAGTCGTGAGACATCATCCCCACTAGAAAGAACTGCGTCGGTACCATCAGTATACAGCTCTAGCCAGTACTGGAGTTCAGAGCAATTATGCAATTGTCCTCTGTAA
- the LRRC36 gene encoding leucine-rich repeat-containing protein 36 isoform X2, translating into MAAAPQPAVPGNGREGNGRGLRREPPCPGLEADQSSCPQLRSSLHTPEKMRAGGLHVVFSDSKTSNSSPETDTIQKSSISELSQDISSTKRLNLSDTNTNNSNKSSRDARLSNFDDFYHVSVTSSPQHGHPVQKPQSGKRNEDHRDYGGRLPTEMKTSSQTASGSTLTQLTETEIKHRSPLNIKSGFRDATSLSAEVLLENLKSIMTKSAMLSSVPGKVREPAAHRSSSPARVEYKRSETLHSPISPNHCFKDSHKESSSSELSNDTAVTEGQSATGSEKESKVTAVLQQLLKLVDCHWNGPGSLLVNKDFLVPAQNLLFHLVACTAPQQDAHLTAGHCSSVLSKNNPKVQRTQLKYTQQFDRMDSAAQGKGLVESHVSASTLHEMDHTAASSYHIQRNQASMYDELLWKNNQLSTQVEFLRLEVKQLTGLQEMVALLQESQRSLVSTNNFLLQQLSKGNSHTVHKTPLPSEKCTSRETSSPLERTASVPSVYSSSQYWSSEQLCNCPL; encoded by the exons GGCGGCCGCGCCTCAGCCGGCGGTGCCGGGCAACGGCCGGGAGGGCAACGGGCGAGGCCTGCGGCGGGAGCCGCCGTGTCCCGGGCTCGAGGCAG ACCAATCATCATGTCCACAACTGCGTTCATCCCTGCACACCCcagagaaaatgagagcagGAGGTCTGCATGTGGTCTTCTCAGATAGTAAAACTTCCAACTCCTCCCCAGAGACGGACACAATTCAGAAGTCTAGCATCTCTGAACTTAGCCAGGATATTTCTTCTACAAAGAGATTGAATTTGAGTGacacaaatacaaataactCAAATAAGTCATCCAGAGATGCCAGgctaagcaattttgatgaTTTTTACCACGTCTCTGTGACCTCTTCTCCTCAGCATGGGCACCCTGTCCAGAAACCCCAGAGTGGCAAGAGGAATGAGGACCATAGGGATTATGGTGGGAGGCTtcctacagaaatgaaaacGTCTTCGCAGACTGCCAGTGGCAGTACACTCACACAGCTCACTGAGACAGAAATTAAGCACAGAAGTCCTTTAAACATCAagtcag GCTTCAGAGATGCAACTTCATTATCAGCTGAAGTGTTACTGGAGAACTTGAAGTCCATAATGACAAAATCAGCCATGCTATCTTCAGTACCGGGGAAGGTCAGAGAACCTGCAGCTCACAGGTCCTCCAGCCCAGCTAGAGTGGAATATAAGCGAAGTGAGACCCTGCATTCCCCAATATCTCCTAATCATTGCTTCAAAGATTCTCACAAGGAG TCTTCTTCCAGTGAGCTAAGTAATGATACTGCTGTCACAGAAGGTCAGAGTGCCACTGGAAGTGAAAAAGAGTCCAAGGTTACAGctgtcctccagcagctcctgaagCTGGTGGATTGTCACTGGAACGGGCCTGGATCTCTCCTGGTTAACAAGGATTTTCTTG TTCCTGCCCAAAACTTGCTTTTCCATCTTGTGGCTTGTACTGCTCCACAGCAGGATGCTCATCTGACAGCTGGACACTGCTCTTCAGTCTTATCTAAAAACAATCCCAAAGTCCAAAGGACTCAGCTTAAATATACTCAACAATTCGATAGAATGGATTCTGCTGCG caaggaaaaggGCTGGTGGAAAGTCATGTCTCAGCTTCCACGTTGCACGAGATGGATCACACTGCTGCTTCGAGTTATCACATCCAAAGGAACCAAGCATCCATGTACG ATGagttgctttggaaaaataaccAGCTGAGTACCCAGGTGGAATTCCTAAGACTGGAAGTGAAACAACTTACCGGACTCCAGGAGATGGTGGCTCTTCTGCAGGAGAGCCAGAG GTCTTTAGTGTCCACAAACAACTTCCTGCTGCAACAGCTGAGTAAAGGAAACAGTCATACTGTTCACAAAACACCTCTTCCTTCTGAGAAATGCACCAGTCGTGAGACATCATCCCCACTAGAAAGAACTGCGTCGGTACCATCAGTATACAGCTCTAGCCAGTACTGGAGTTCAGAGCAATTATGCAATTGTCCTCTGTAA
- the LRRC36 gene encoding leucine-rich repeat-containing protein 36 isoform X1 — MAAAPQPAVPGNGREGNGRGLRREPPCPGLEADQSSCPQLRSSLHTPEKMRAGGLHVVFSDSKTSNSSPETDTIQKSSISELSQDISSTKRLNLSDTNTNNSNKSSRDARLSNFDDFYHVSVTSSPQHGHPVQKPQSGKRNEDHRDYGGRLPTEMKTSSQTASGSTLTQLTETEIKHRSPLNIKSGFRDATSLSAEVLLENLKSIMTKSAMLSSVPGKVREPAAHRSSSPARVEYKRSETLHSPISPNHCFKDSHKESSSSELSNDTAVTEGQSATGSEKESKVTAVLQQLLKLVDCHWNGPGSLLVNKDFLVPAQNLLFHLVACTAPQQDAHLTAGHCSSVLSKNNPKVQRTQLKYTQQFDRMDSAAQQGKGLVESHVSASTLHEMDHTAASSYHIQRNQASMYDELLWKNNQLSTQVEFLRLEVKQLTGLQEMVALLQESQRSLVSTNNFLLQQLSKGNSHTVHKTPLPSEKCTSRETSSPLERTASVPSVYSSSQYWSSEQLCNCPL; from the exons GGCGGCCGCGCCTCAGCCGGCGGTGCCGGGCAACGGCCGGGAGGGCAACGGGCGAGGCCTGCGGCGGGAGCCGCCGTGTCCCGGGCTCGAGGCAG ACCAATCATCATGTCCACAACTGCGTTCATCCCTGCACACCCcagagaaaatgagagcagGAGGTCTGCATGTGGTCTTCTCAGATAGTAAAACTTCCAACTCCTCCCCAGAGACGGACACAATTCAGAAGTCTAGCATCTCTGAACTTAGCCAGGATATTTCTTCTACAAAGAGATTGAATTTGAGTGacacaaatacaaataactCAAATAAGTCATCCAGAGATGCCAGgctaagcaattttgatgaTTTTTACCACGTCTCTGTGACCTCTTCTCCTCAGCATGGGCACCCTGTCCAGAAACCCCAGAGTGGCAAGAGGAATGAGGACCATAGGGATTATGGTGGGAGGCTtcctacagaaatgaaaacGTCTTCGCAGACTGCCAGTGGCAGTACACTCACACAGCTCACTGAGACAGAAATTAAGCACAGAAGTCCTTTAAACATCAagtcag GCTTCAGAGATGCAACTTCATTATCAGCTGAAGTGTTACTGGAGAACTTGAAGTCCATAATGACAAAATCAGCCATGCTATCTTCAGTACCGGGGAAGGTCAGAGAACCTGCAGCTCACAGGTCCTCCAGCCCAGCTAGAGTGGAATATAAGCGAAGTGAGACCCTGCATTCCCCAATATCTCCTAATCATTGCTTCAAAGATTCTCACAAGGAG TCTTCTTCCAGTGAGCTAAGTAATGATACTGCTGTCACAGAAGGTCAGAGTGCCACTGGAAGTGAAAAAGAGTCCAAGGTTACAGctgtcctccagcagctcctgaagCTGGTGGATTGTCACTGGAACGGGCCTGGATCTCTCCTGGTTAACAAGGATTTTCTTG TTCCTGCCCAAAACTTGCTTTTCCATCTTGTGGCTTGTACTGCTCCACAGCAGGATGCTCATCTGACAGCTGGACACTGCTCTTCAGTCTTATCTAAAAACAATCCCAAAGTCCAAAGGACTCAGCTTAAATATACTCAACAATTCGATAGAATGGATTCTGCTGCG cagcaaggaaaaggGCTGGTGGAAAGTCATGTCTCAGCTTCCACGTTGCACGAGATGGATCACACTGCTGCTTCGAGTTATCACATCCAAAGGAACCAAGCATCCATGTACG ATGagttgctttggaaaaataaccAGCTGAGTACCCAGGTGGAATTCCTAAGACTGGAAGTGAAACAACTTACCGGACTCCAGGAGATGGTGGCTCTTCTGCAGGAGAGCCAGAG GTCTTTAGTGTCCACAAACAACTTCCTGCTGCAACAGCTGAGTAAAGGAAACAGTCATACTGTTCACAAAACACCTCTTCCTTCTGAGAAATGCACCAGTCGTGAGACATCATCCCCACTAGAAAGAACTGCGTCGGTACCATCAGTATACAGCTCTAGCCAGTACTGGAGTTCAGAGCAATTATGCAATTGTCCTCTGTAA